GCCGTGCATTATCGCGATGGCCTGTGAAGGCGCCGTAAACGATCAGTCCACGCTGTTAACGGGCCGCACATGTCGATCGCTATCGACCAGGGCGAAGGTCACCGCCTCATGGTCGAGTGGGCTGCGGCCGACCGGGCCGGTGAGGTCGAAGACCAGCTTGCGGTCATCCCAGGGGTCGGTGCCCCAGCCGCGCTCGAGAATTTCGATGGTGTCGCCCTGGACCTCGATGTAAGCGTAGGAGACATTGTCGCTGTCGTCGGTCTCCAATACGTAACCCATCTCGTCCACGATGGAGCGCACCACGTAGCGCCCATTCGGATTGCCGTCGAACTCCACGTACATGCCGGGTCGCTGCCAGCGGTAGACGTCGCCCCAGCCCACCGACAGGCCGATGGTGCCCGCCGTGGGTGAAAAACAGTTGTCCAGCGGGCTGTCGCCACCGGGGGTTTCATAGCCCTGCTCGAAGGCGTACCAGTTGCCGAATAGCTGGTCGGCTGGGCAGAACCCGGACTTGGTTCCCAGCCCCGCCGCCACCAGCGCGCCCAATTCGGTGTCGGTCACTTGGTAGAGCTCGAACTTCAAGATGAAGTCGTCGTGGAAGTGGACGTGGATGGGATGAAAGGAGTACGTCCCGGCCGGTCGGGCGGTCTGGCTGCCGTCCGTCCAATGCACCACCTGGGTCTTGGGCCCGATAATCGTGCGGGAAAGCAGCTCATTCGGTGCGATTTCGGTTTCTCCGGCCAAGGTGTCGGCCAGCAGCTCGAAGCGCATGTCATAGATACCCTGGCCCACATTGACCGGCCCTGAGGTAAAGCGCAGGCAGCGTATGGCGCCTGCGCCCCCAATCTCCACGGGGGCGGCTTCATCGACACTACAGGAGATGGGCTCGATGCCAGCCACCGACAGCGGCGGATTGACGGTGTCAGGCGGGTACAGTCCATTGAGTGGATTGGCGGGCGCGACGAACCCGAATTCGTAGGGGGGCACCGTGCGCAGATTGGGGAGCAGCGGTTCGGGATCAGCGGGTAAAGCCGGGCTGACCGTCAGCGCCGATTCCAGCTTGGCGCGCATGCGAAAGCTGGCGTAGGTGGCATTGTCGGGCCGGATCTGAACCCGCCAGAGGCCGGCGGTGGGTTCGTCAATCAGGACCTCGGAGTTGAACTGGTTGAAGTTGTCATCTTCGCCCGCCAGGCTGCCGTCGGGAGCAAACACGTGGATACCAAAGCTGTCTGTTCGCTCGGGCGTATCCAGCCCGATACGCAGGCGCTTGCCGCCGGGTGCCACGTCGAGCAGGTAGCTGGGACAGGCCAGATACGTGTCGCATAGCGACAGGCTGGGCACCTGGCCGTTTAGTGTTTCGCCCTCCCAAAACCAGGCTTCGTCGATATCCAGCACCGCATCCAGCGTGGCCGCGGGCGGGACGCCGGTCTCGTCCGTGGTATCGGCCTGCGGGCCGCCCGAGCAGGCGTAGCAGAGCAGCAAAGGGGTCAGGCTGAGCCCGAGTCGGCTGGGTCGCATCAGTTCACTCCCTGAACAGGCTGGATGGTGGCCTGATCCCACGCTGCAACGGGTGTGCCAGCGACTGCCTTCAGGGGGGCGGGTCGCCCGGCAATGCAGGGCGCCGGCGGTGCAACGTGGCTTGCTCGTAGGCGTAGGCCAGGGTGAACAGGGTCGATTCATCCCAGCGTCGGCCGAAGAATTCAATGCCGACCGGGCGGGCTGGCGTGTCGCCTGTGAAGCCGGCCGGCACCACGATGGACGGCATGGCCGTGGTGCTGCCAAACGCGCAGTTGTCGGTTTGGGCCTGGCCGGTGGGCTGGGCCGCATTCTGAACCGGTGGGTAGACCAGGGCATCCAGGCCCAGGCTGTCGAGCTGGCCCTCGACGTACTCGCGCACGGCTTCGCGCTGGGCCAGCAGGTCCTGGTAGCGCGTTGAACTGGTGTCGCGCAGCAGCAGGCTGGCACCGACCAGCGCCTCGATGAAGGGATGGACGAGGCCGCTGGCAAACACCTCCTCGGTGTTCGCGCGCGGGGCATCGAAACTGGCGAGAT
Above is a window of Abyssibacter profundi DNA encoding:
- a CDS encoding lysyl oxidase family protein, producing the protein MRPSRLGLSLTPLLLCYACSGGPQADTTDETGVPPAATLDAVLDIDEAWFWEGETLNGQVPSLSLCDTYLACPSYLLDVAPGGKRLRIGLDTPERTDSFGIHVFAPDGSLAGEDDNFNQFNSEVLIDEPTAGLWRVQIRPDNATYASFRMRAKLESALTVSPALPADPEPLLPNLRTVPPYEFGFVAPANPLNGLYPPDTVNPPLSVAGIEPISCSVDEAAPVEIGGAGAIRCLRFTSGPVNVGQGIYDMRFELLADTLAGETEIAPNELLSRTIIGPKTQVVHWTDGSQTARPAGTYSFHPIHVHFHDDFILKFELYQVTDTELGALVAAGLGTKSGFCPADQLFGNWYAFEQGYETPGGDSPLDNCFSPTAGTIGLSVGWGDVYRWQRPGMYVEFDGNPNGRYVVRSIVDEMGYVLETDDSDNVSYAYIEVQGDTIEILERGWGTDPWDDRKLVFDLTGPVGRSPLDHEAVTFALVDSDRHVRPVNSVD